The following proteins are encoded in a genomic region of Thermococcus henrietii:
- a CDS encoding outer membrane protein assembly factor BamB family protein yields the protein MKRSVPVILVALLAFLLLGSVSASQNPVLWKGTLCENVKYQKSIEAVALTNGTVYAACSYRQVVGSKGLVEIYYLGNLAAFSLNGTKLWQNSSGYTVKLVPVRGGLLVGSFGGLLKFNNLGRVVATYDVLNKLYDFAISGETAYLVDGDFYVSGNRTSYRGHVYAVKLNGNFTPLWNITFNDMLTRIRVGGVIYASSGFPSGYVGKWQFGSLYGISRQGKLLWNVSFGHWVRDLEVWKGNAVLGTGWDNSKGRLYVVSPSGKVLLNESLFYTEDILILNDTAYVSGYDGKNGTLVAVELPSGKTLWERKFPYRVKVLAYTDGVLLAGTGRFVSKAENGTTYVYSVGNLYAINPKDGKTLGELPNTGYVRSIAVRGNEAVIGTASSTFYVVNVDAMKGSQKSSICGPGFIVLLAVAVLLLRRFT from the coding sequence ATGAAGAGAAGCGTTCCAGTGATTTTAGTGGCTTTACTGGCGTTTCTTCTGCTCGGAAGCGTTTCAGCGTCTCAGAATCCAGTGCTGTGGAAGGGAACCCTCTGCGAGAACGTGAAGTACCAGAAGAGCATAGAGGCAGTTGCCCTCACGAATGGGACAGTTTACGCCGCCTGCTCCTACAGACAGGTGGTGGGTTCAAAGGGCCTCGTTGAAATCTACTACCTGGGTAACCTCGCGGCTTTTTCGCTCAACGGAACCAAACTGTGGCAGAACTCCTCCGGCTACACAGTTAAGCTTGTACCCGTTCGGGGAGGTCTTCTCGTGGGGAGCTTCGGTGGTCTCCTGAAGTTCAACAACCTGGGTCGTGTCGTGGCCACATACGACGTCCTTAACAAGCTCTACGACTTCGCAATCTCAGGGGAAACCGCTTACCTCGTGGACGGCGACTTCTACGTCTCAGGTAACCGGACCTCGTACAGGGGTCACGTTTACGCCGTAAAGCTCAACGGGAACTTCACCCCCCTCTGGAACATCACCTTCAACGACATGCTCACCCGGATTCGTGTTGGGGGGGTAATCTACGCGAGCTCAGGCTTTCCCTCGGGCTACGTTGGAAAGTGGCAGTTCGGCTCGCTCTACGGAATTTCCCGCCAAGGAAAGCTTCTCTGGAACGTGAGCTTCGGTCACTGGGTCAGGGATTTGGAGGTTTGGAAGGGCAACGCGGTCCTTGGAACCGGCTGGGACAACTCCAAGGGCCGTCTCTACGTGGTCTCCCCGAGTGGAAAGGTGCTCCTCAACGAGAGCCTCTTCTACACCGAAGACATTCTGATTCTCAACGATACGGCTTACGTCAGTGGTTACGACGGCAAAAACGGAACGCTCGTCGCCGTTGAACTGCCCTCCGGAAAAACCCTTTGGGAGCGGAAGTTCCCCTACCGCGTTAAGGTCCTTGCCTACACCGACGGCGTTCTCTTGGCTGGAACCGGTAGGTTCGTGAGCAAGGCCGAGAACGGAACGACCTACGTTTACAGCGTCGGAAACCTCTACGCCATCAACCCGAAGGACGGAAAGACCCTCGGCGAGCTCCCGAACACGGGCTACGTTAGGAGCATAGCGGTGAGGGGCAACGAGGCGGTAATTGGAACCGCGAGTTCAACGTTCTACGTGGTCAACGTCGATGCAATGAAAGGAAGCCAGAAGAGTTCGATATGCGGGCCTGGGTTCATAGTTCTCCTCGCCGTTGCGGTGCTACTCCTGAGGAGGTTCACATAG